Below is a genomic region from Candidatus Deferrimicrobiaceae bacterium.
AGGGAGCGCAACGAGGAGAGGAGAGACTCCCATTTCTCCGAGAGCGGTGGGGCGAGCCCCTCGGGTTGGCGGGATTCAGCAGAGGAGGGCAAGGTCGATCTCCGAAAAATCGGCGTTTCCGGGAAGGAAGAGTTCCCGTTCGCCCGTGAGGCTCACCTCCCGCACGGGGAAGGGGGGAGGAGTTCCGGGTTTGCTGTACCGCGTGAACAGCCGGGAGAGAACGTCTTCCGGCCGTGCCCCGTGGTTCGCTTCGATCCCGATCGAAGGCCCCGAGAATCCGTTGGCGATGTAGACGGGCATCTTCCCCCTGCAAAGCGCCTCGAGCTTCCGGTTCTCTTCCTCGTTTCTCGCCACGATCACCTTCCGCCCGTCGCGAAGCCGGAAGTGCCTTCCGACCTTGAGCAGGTGGATGTCCGCCATGTCCGGGGCCGCGCAGTGGTCGAAGAGGTCACGGACCTTGAGGGAGAAGCTCTTTTCGGCCAGGAGGCACCCCCCCGCCGGACAGGGGTAATCGACGATGTCCCACATCCGCGCGAGCCGGATCTGCTCTTTCCGGGATCTTCCCGCGATGCCGAGCAGCCTTTCCCGGTCGATCCACCCTTCCCGCTCGGCAAGGGTCGGTTCGAAATGCTTCGCCGAGAGGGGGCGCAGCACCAGCCCCTGGCATCCGCTGTGCTTCTCGATGATCCGGATGGCGTCGAAGCGCTGGGACATGGGGCGCTGACCGACCACCTCGCCGGTCACCAGGAAGGAGGCGCCGATCTGCTCCATATGCTCCCGGGCTTTTCTCAGCGTGAAGATCCGGCAGTCGATGCAGGGGTTCATCCCCGCCCCCCGGCCGTGCTTCGGGTTCCGGATGATTGCGAGGTATTCGGGGCCCTTCGACACCGTCCGGATCGGAATTCCCATCTTCCCCGCGACGATCTGCGCCTGCGAGTTGCAGCCGTTCCCCGCCGCTTTTGCGCAGGTGCAGAACGGGGAAGTGAAGTGGAGGGCGAAGAGCTCCACCCCCTGGTCGACCATCATCCTGGCGGCCAACGTGCTGTCCAGACCCCCGGACAGAAGCATCACCGCGCGCTTCGGGTTCCGTTTCACGGCCTCTTTCATACGATGCAACTCCGTTCCTGGTCGTATTCGGACGGCTCGAGAGGGAGCCGGATCCGGGGGGACTCCCCGCAGGCGGGGCATTGAGGGTCCCGGGAAACGGCATGGACGGAAACGGACCCGGTCAGGGCGTCCAGGGTCAGCAGTCTGCCCGCCAGCGGTTCTCCCGCGCCGGTGATGACCTTGATCGCCTCCACGGCCTGCCACGCCCCGACGATCCCCGCGACCGCCCCCAGGATCCCCGATTCGGAGCAGGTCGGGGCATCCCGGCGGGGGGGGATCTCCGGGATCAGGCAGCGCAGACAGGCCCCCGTGCCGGGGATGACCGTCGTCAACTGCCCGCCGAACCGCAGGACTCCCGCGTGCACGAGGGGGACCCCCGTGAGGACGGAGGCGTCGCTGCACAGGTATTTGGTCGGGAAGTTGTCGCTTCCGTCGATGACGACATCGTACTTCCGGAACAGCGATACGGCGTTCTCCGCGGTCAGGGCGGTCCCGTGCTCCTCCAGCACGACATCGGAGCGGATTGCGCGAATGGCGTCCCCCGCCGACTCCACCTTGCGGCGCCCCACCGATTTCTCCGTATGGATCACCTGCCGGTTGAGATTCGAGATCTCGATGCGGTCCCGGTCGGCCAGCCCGATCCGTCCGACTCCCGCCGCCGCCAGGTACAGGAGCGCCGGGGAGCCCAGGCCGCCCGCCCCCACCACGAGAACGGAAGCGCCGAAAATCCTCTCCTGCCCCTCGGGTCCGATTTCCTTGATCAGGATATTCCGGCTGTACCGCAGGATCATTCCTTCGGTCAGTTCCATGGGGATATTATACCGCATGCGTTCCCGTCATCCTTGGTACCATGGGATATCGCATCCAACGCGCGAGAGGGGGAAAGCCGTGCCGATCGACGTGGAAACCATCCGGGCCGCCGAGTTCCCCGTGACCGGGAGACTCCTCTATCTGAACCACGCGGGGGTTTCTCCGATCCCCGCCTCTTCGGCGTCGGCGGGCATTCGGGTGCTGGACCGGTACCGGGACGAGGGAGCGCTTCATCCCCGAATGTGGGTGGAGGTTTCGGACGAGGCGCGCGGCAGGTTCGCCCGTCTGATCGGGGCCTCCAGCGACGAGGTGGCCTTCATCAAGAATACGTCGGAAGGGATCTCCTTCGTCGCCGCGGGCTTCCCGTGGAAAGAGGGGGACAACCTCGTGACCGCCAACGTGGAGTTTCCCTCCAACGTCTACCCCTGGATGCGTCTTGCGGCGCGCAACGTGGAGGTCCGCATGGTGCAGGCGAGGGAAGGCCGCGTCCGGAAGGAGGATGTGATCGGCGCCTGCGACGGGAAGACCCGCGTCGTCGCCCTCTCCTCGGTGGAATTCGCCAACGGGTTCCGGAACGATCTCCCGGGAATCGGGGAGTACTGCCAGAAGCAGGGGATCTTCTTCTTCGTCGATGCCATCCAGAGCCTCGGGGTGATCCCGATGGACGTCAAGGCTTACGGAATCGACGCCCTCGCGGCGGACGGCCACAAGTGGATGCTTTCTCCCGACGGGATCGGGGGATTTTACATTTCCCGGGACGTGATGGAGATGGTGGAGCCCGTGGTCCTCGGCTGGCATTCGGTCCGGAACCGGTTCGACTTCGAGCATTACGATTTCCATCTCTCGCCGGATGCGAGGCGATTCGAGCCGGGGAGCCTGAACACCGTGGGGCTTGCCGCGTTCGGCGCTTCGCTCGAGCTGATCCTCTCGATCGGCGTGGAGCGCATCTGGGAACGGGTTCGCCGACTCACCGAGGAG
It encodes:
- a CDS encoding TOMM precursor leader peptide-binding protein, whose protein sequence is MRYNIPMELTEGMILRYSRNILIKEIGPEGQERIFGASVLVVGAGGLGSPALLYLAAAGVGRIGLADRDRIEISNLNRQVIHTEKSVGRRKVESAGDAIRAIRSDVVLEEHGTALTAENAVSLFRKYDVVIDGSDNFPTKYLCSDASVLTGVPLVHAGVLRFGGQLTTVIPGTGACLRCLIPEIPPRRDAPTCSESGILGAVAGIVGAWQAVEAIKVITGAGEPLAGRLLTLDALTGSVSVHAVSRDPQCPACGESPRIRLPLEPSEYDQERSCIV
- a CDS encoding aminotransferase class V-fold PLP-dependent enzyme — protein: MPIDVETIRAAEFPVTGRLLYLNHAGVSPIPASSASAGIRVLDRYRDEGALHPRMWVEVSDEARGRFARLIGASSDEVAFIKNTSEGISFVAAGFPWKEGDNLVTANVEFPSNVYPWMRLAARNVEVRMVQAREGRVRKEDVIGACDGKTRVVALSSVEFANGFRNDLPGIGEYCQKQGIFFFVDAIQSLGVIPMDVKAYGIDALAADGHKWMLSPDGIGGFYISRDVMEMVEPVVLGWHSVRNRFDFEHYDFHLSPDARRFEPGSLNTVGLAAFGASLELILSIGVERIWERVRRLTEEAIEAALASGYEVITPRNPEERSGIVTFKVFGVDPQALWKALLARNAVCSPRLGGIRLSPHFYNVSEEIKRFFEIVREEVKSEGSATGTSGKKK